CAGATCAATGGTTCCATCTGTTCACCTCCTCGTTGACATCCTCCAAGGCTCTTCCTCGGGTAAATGTGCAGTTGTTAAACTATCCGTTCATCACCATACAAAAAACCGGTAATACACCGATTGCCATACTGCACATGCTGCACATGCACACTGCCCGCCTTATACGGCGTTAACATATTCATATGAGTTGTACGTGAACCGGAACACAAGAGTCTGCTTTTTGGGAAGGAAAAAGGATTCTTAGTTTATGCCGATTCATGTTATATTTTATTATTTATAAAAAGACCTTGTCAAGAGAGTCGATAACCGCTGGAAAGTCAAGCGAATCAATCCGGGAAGTACATCTCCTCCTCATCCGGGCCGGAATCCTCCTCTTCCCGCAGAATTCCGAGCACCCGGCGCACCTGCTCACCGGAGAATCCGCGCCTCATCAGATAGGCTCCCGTCTTGCGCCGTTTATCGGCCGCGTCTCCGCGGAGCAGGTTCCATTTCTTCCGTCCGGTCTGAAGCGCACTCTCCAGCTCCTGCTCGGGGGTGATCTCCTCCAGTGTCTCAGCAATCAGGGACGGATCGATCCCCTTCTCGCGCAGCTCCTGGCGAATCCACATCTTCCCCTTGCGCTGGTAGGTCATCCGCTGCTCTGCCCACTGTCTGGCATACAGGGGATCATCCAGCAGACGTTCACTCTGCAGACGCAGCAGCACCTCAGATATAACAGTCTCCCCTATTTCCTTCTCTCTTAAACGGCGGGCCATCTCCTGAGTAGTTCTCGGCTTGCGTTCCAGATATCTCAGCCCTTCCACATAGGCCCGCTGGCGTTCATCGGCTGCCACAATGTCCTCCAGATCAGCCTTCACGAACGTGCTTCCGGTAATCATCCGGTACTTAATCATAATATCCTCGTGAACAGTCATGCTATAGGCTCCGAAATGAATCAGATAACGGTAGTTCGACTTCTTCAGGCGCTCTACACGCGTAATTACCAGTTCCTCATCATCGGGGAAATCCGCCAGCACCTGCTCCTCCTGTTCCTCCGGTTCAGGATTCAACTGTATAACCATGCTGTAACTCTCCTTATCACCTAGACAGAATGCCCATGTATTTATATTAACCTTGCAGCATTAAAAGAAAAGCACCCTGTCAAATCCTTAACAGGGCGCTCACTGATCTTATCTTCTATTCAATCTCCAGCAGCAGCTTCTCTTCTTCCTCCTGCTCAGCGGCAGCCTCCGCTTCAGTTGGTGCAGCAACCAGAGTTGACAAGTTGCTGGCTTCACGGATCTTGTTCTCGATCAGCAGGGCAACATCCGGATGTTCCTTCAGGAACTGCTTGGAGTTCTCACGGCCCTGACCCAGGCGTTCGCCGTCATAAGAGTACCAGGCTCCGCTCTTGTTGACGATATCCATCTCGGTTCCGATATCCACCAGGCTTCCCTCTTTGGAAATCCCTTCGCCGTACATGATATCCACATCCGCTTGCTTGAACGGAGGCGCTACCTTGTTCTTCACAACCTTGATCTTCGTACGGTTACCAACCACATCATTACCCATCTTGATGCTCTCTACACGGCGCACATCCAGCCGGATGGACGAGTAGAACTTCAGGGCGCGTCCGCCTGGCGTAGTCTCAGGGTTACCGAACATAACACCAATCTTCTCGCGAAGCTGGTTAATGAAGATGGCAATCGTATTCGATTTGTTGATCGCACCGGACAACTTGCGGAGTGCCTGAGACATCAGGCGGGCCTGCAGACCGACATGGGAATCACCCATATCGCCTTCGATTTCAGCCTTCGGTACCAGAGCTGCAACAGAGTCAACTACAATAATGTCTACCGCACCGCTGCGCACCAGCGCTTCGGCAATCTCAAGGGCCTGTTCTCCCGTATCCGGCTGGGAGAGCAGCAATTCATCAATGTTAACGCCCAGCGCATTCGCATACTTGGGATCAAGCGCATGCTCGGCATCGATGAAGGCAGCTTGTCCGCCTTGCTTCTGTACTTCAGCGATGGCATGAAGAGCCACCGTTGTCTTACCGGAGGATTCCGGTCCATACACTTCAATAATACGTCCTTTGGGAAGTCCGCCGATACCCAGTGCAATATCAAGTGCCAAAGATCCGCTAGGTACAACTTCCACTTTCATGTGGGTCGATTCGCCCAGTTTCATAACCGAACCTTTACCGAATTGTTTTTCTATTTGACGAAGCGCCATCTCAAGCGCTGCACGACGATCTGACAATCAGACCACTTCCTTCACTGTTTATAGTATTATAATAACGTGTTTTGAGGGTCTTGCCAAGCATTTTTTAGAACATACATTCGTTTTTTTTGAGTTCCGGGATCGGACTTCCTTTTAATGTAAGATTATGCCTCCTTCCAGTGAAAGCATTCTTATCCATATTTATAAACAAAAAACCGCAGCATGATTACTCAAGCCACGGTTCTTCCGCATATCCGAATTATATAACGACCAGAGCGGCTATTGCAAGGCCGAGCCCTCCAGCGGGGTGGACACCTTGCGCTCCTCCAGGCGGCGCCACAGACGGTACAGCAGCGCCTTGACGGTGCGCAGGCGGATATTCTCCCGCGTTCCCTTCAGATTCAGCTCATAGACCTCCGTCTTGCAGCCCCGCTCTGCCAGCCCGACAAATACAAGGCCGACAGGCTTGCGCTCCGAATACCCCGGTCCGGCTACACCGGTAACCGACAGGCCAAAGTCCGTATCGCCAATCATGCGCACCTGCTCCGCCAGCACCTCGGCCACCTCCCGGCTTACCGCTCCGGGAGCGTCGGGACCCTCCAGCATGGCGGAAGGCACATTCAGCAGCTTCTTCTTGATGTCATTGGAATAGCAGACAATCCCCCCGGCGAACATGGAGGCGCTGCCCGGAATATTCGTGATGCTCTCCATGAGCAGACCGCCGGTGCAGCTCTCAGCCGCGCTAAGCGTCAGTCCGGCATCCGCCATCCAGTCCACAATCAGCTGCTCCAGCGGCACATCAATGTTGGCATAGAGATGCTCCGGCAGAATAGCGGCAATCTTCTTCTCCAGTGCATCAAGCTTAACCATCGCCTCGCGTTCGGAAGGAGCCTTCGTGGAGATCCGCACGGTTACTTCGCCTTCCTTAGCATAAGGCGCTATAGTCGGATCGCTCTGGCTGCGGATCAGGTCGATCAGCTTATCCTCCAGCAGCGATTCGCCAATGCCTGCGAACTTGAGCATCTTCGAGTAGATCGGCATTTCATTCGTAAGGGCATGCTGCTGCAGCCACGGCTTGGCCTTGTCCGTGAACATCGGCTTCATCTCCCGGGGCGGCCCCGGCAGCACAATGTAATACTTGTCCTGCTCTGCATAGGCAAGTCCGACCGCCAGCCCAATATCGTTGGCGAGCGGGGTGGTTCCTTCAATCACCAGGGCCTGCTTGCGGTTATTCTCGGTCATCACAATCTTGCGCTCATCGAAGAAGCGCTGCACATGATCCATGGCAAGCTGGTCAATATGAAGCGTGCGGCCAAGGGCCGCCGCCAAAGCATCCTTGGTCAGGTCATCCTCGGTCGGACCGATTCCGCCGGTGAACAATATAATATCCGCCCGGCTCCGGGCGATCCCGATTGCCTCCAGCAGACGGTTCTTGTTATCTCCGACCA
This region of Paenibacillus sp. FSL K6-1096 genomic DNA includes:
- the recA gene encoding recombinase RecA; translation: MSDRRAALEMALRQIEKQFGKGSVMKLGESTHMKVEVVPSGSLALDIALGIGGLPKGRIIEVYGPESSGKTTVALHAIAEVQKQGGQAAFIDAEHALDPKYANALGVNIDELLLSQPDTGEQALEIAEALVRSGAVDIIVVDSVAALVPKAEIEGDMGDSHVGLQARLMSQALRKLSGAINKSNTIAIFINQLREKIGVMFGNPETTPGGRALKFYSSIRLDVRRVESIKMGNDVVGNRTKIKVVKNKVAPPFKQADVDIMYGEGISKEGSLVDIGTEMDIVNKSGAWYSYDGERLGQGRENSKQFLKEHPDVALLIENKIREASNLSTLVAAPTEAEAAAEQEEEEKLLLEIE
- a CDS encoding competence/damage-inducible protein A is translated as MKAEIIAVGTELLLGQIVNSNAQFLSTELAALGIDVYFQTVVGDNKNRLLEAIGIARSRADIILFTGGIGPTEDDLTKDALAAALGRTLHIDQLAMDHVQRFFDERKIVMTENNRKQALVIEGTTPLANDIGLAVGLAYAEQDKYYIVLPGPPREMKPMFTDKAKPWLQQHALTNEMPIYSKMLKFAGIGESLLEDKLIDLIRSQSDPTIAPYAKEGEVTVRISTKAPSEREAMVKLDALEKKIAAILPEHLYANIDVPLEQLIVDWMADAGLTLSAAESCTGGLLMESITNIPGSASMFAGGIVCYSNDIKKKLLNVPSAMLEGPDAPGAVSREVAEVLAEQVRMIGDTDFGLSVTGVAGPGYSERKPVGLVFVGLAERGCKTEVYELNLKGTRENIRLRTVKALLYRLWRRLEERKVSTPLEGSALQ
- a CDS encoding RecX family transcriptional regulator, with the translated sequence MVIQLNPEPEEQEEQVLADFPDDEELVITRVERLKKSNYRYLIHFGAYSMTVHEDIMIKYRMITGSTFVKADLEDIVAADERQRAYVEGLRYLERKPRTTQEMARRLREKEIGETVISEVLLRLQSERLLDDPLYARQWAEQRMTYQRKGKMWIRQELREKGIDPSLIAETLEEITPEQELESALQTGRKKWNLLRGDAADKRRKTGAYLMRRGFSGEQVRRVLGILREEEDSGPDEEEMYFPD